The window TCTCCGCCTCTGCAGGAGAAGCCTCCGGACCTTCGGCACCGAGAGCAGGAACCACCGACTCCTCGGCGACGACTTCGCTGTCGGGCTGGAGATCGGGGAAGGGAGCTGGCTCCTCGGTAGCTGCGGCCGCGGGAGCGGGCGGCGGCGACAGGTCGAAGATGGTGTCGCCTGCCGGCGACGCTTCCACCGGCGCCGAGCTGAGCTGGAAGAGGTCGTCTTCGCCGCCGGGCTTGGCCGTCTCGGCCGCTTCCGGGGCCGCGGGTTCCTCCGCCACTGGGGCGGGAGGCACCAGGTCGGCGAAGGGCTCGTCAGCCTGGGGCTCGGAGGCTCCGAAGGACGCCGGTGGAGAGGTGGCGGACTCGGGGGTTTCGGCGGGGGCTTCCGCTGTCTGGGCCTCCGGGGGAGCTGGAGAGGGCTCCTCGGCCTCCCCCGACTCTGCTGGCGCCGACTCTATTACCTCCGGCGCCGAGGGCTGGAAGTCGAAGAGACCTTCCTCGCTCAGCTGCTGGGCGTGACGGTTGGCGTCCCCGCCGCCGGAGAGATCGAAGAGGGTGTCGTCGGGATCCGGCTCGGGCCGAGACTGGGCGGTGGCCGGACTCTCCGAGAGCCCCGGGAAGAGGGGCTCCGATTCCTCCGAAGATGGGCTCGTCGACGGTGCTTCGTCCTCCACCACTCCCTCCCTCGCCGCAACCAGCGGCTCACCGGTCGTTCCATCCTCGGCAGTCGTGCCCCCATCCGTCAGATCCTCTGGCTGCTCGGGGTCTTCGAGCTGCGGCTCCTCAGAAGGCTCATCTGCAGGGATCGCTGGCGGATCCGGCACCGCGGCGGTGCCGCTCTTGGTCTCTTCCAGCCGCTGCTCCAGGGCCTCGATCTCCGGATCCTCGCCGGTGAGCTGGCGATAGAGATCGAGCCGCCGGCGAGCATCCTCCCGCCGCCCCTGCTGCAGATAACCCTCCACCAGGAGCTTGTTGGCCACCAGCTGGGTGGCGTCCTGGGAGAGCACCTCCTCCAGCACTTCCACCGCAGCGTCGGTCTCTCCGGCTTCGAGGCGGCAGCGGCCCAGAGCCACCTGGGCGGAGACATAGCCGGGCGCTCTCTCCAGCCCCGTCTCCAACACCCCTACCGCCTCTTCCAGGCGGCCCAGCCGGCGGTACTCCTCCGCCAGCTGCACGAAGACCCGCCGGGAGCCGGGGTCAGCTTGCCAGCGGGCTTGGAGCTCGT is drawn from Acidobacteriota bacterium and contains these coding sequences:
- a CDS encoding tetratricopeptide repeat protein, with protein sequence MPDSQDRLNELQARWQADPGSRRVFVQLAEEYRRLGRLEEAVGVLETGLERAPGYVSAQVALGRCRLEAGETDAAVEVLEEVLSQDATQLVANKLLVEGYLQQGRREDARRRLDLYRQLTGEDPEIEALEQRLEETKSGTAAVPDPPAIPADEPSEEPQLEDPEQPEDLTDGGTTAEDGTTGEPLVAAREGVVEDEAPSTSPSSEESEPLFPGLSESPATAQSRPEPDPDDTLFDLSGGGDANRHAQQLSEEGLFDFQPSAPEVIESAPAESGEAEEPSPAPPEAQTAEAPAETPESATSPPASFGASEPQADEPFADLVPPAPVAEEPAAPEAAETAKPGGEDDLFQLSSAPVEASPAGDTIFDLSPPPAPAAAATEEPAPFPDLQPDSEVVAEESVVPALGAEGPEASPAEAETDAVEAEIPSVEELAASASPQPTSEETLPEEPVLERQPAADDLPEEPPGEVPGEVPAELPDLAAEAEAAARELQEEAAAALRAETTAEDEEAGGQQEEPVSATLGQLYLQQGHTEEAEKIFRRVLEREPAHPIALAGLETLAKSRAAEVAEPLEAAVDQEPIAEEPIAEEPIPEEGLAAESLPEEPEGEESAAVEPPEASTAETPLVEEPEPLAAEPEEAPVEAAPAEEMPAEEPAAADEGEDTAPATMAAADSEGLRAEDLLQGTDAEAVAGLTARKVVLLKNYLQRLRAGA